The window GCGCGCCGACAGCCCGGCATGGGCGATGTCCAGCACCGCGCCGGCGATGTCGCGCAGCGTCCGTCCGCCGGGCAGCGGCGCGTTCAGCCCCAGTTTCGGCACCGAGTCGCGCAGCGTCTGGCGATCCTCGATGCTCCAGCCCTTGACCAGGTCCCATGCCGCATCCAGCGCGCCCTGATCATAGAGCAGGCCGACCCACAGCGCGGGCAGCGCACAGATCCGGCCCCATGGCCCGCCATCCGCGCCGCGCATTTCGAGGAAGCTTTTCAGCCGCACCTCCGGGAAAGCGGTGGACAGATGATCGTTCCAATCGTCCGTCGTCGGCAATTCGCCCGGCAGGACCGACAATTCACCCTTCAGGAAATCGCGGAAGCTAAGGCCTGCTGCATCGATATAGCGGCCGTCGCGATAAACGAAGTACATCGGCACATCGAGCGCATAGTCGGCATAGCGTTCGTACCCGAACCCGTCTTCGAACACGAAGGGCAGCATCCCCGTGCGCGCCGGATCGGTGTCCGACCAGATATGGCTGCGATAGGACAGGAACCCGTTTGGTTTGCCTTCGGTAAACGGCGAATTGGCGAACAAAGCGGTCGCCAGCGGTTGCAGCGCAAGGGACACGCGGAACTTCTGCACCATGTCCGCCTCGCTGGAATAATCCAGGTTGGTCTGGATGGTGCAGGTGCGCAGCATCATGTCGAGGCCCAGCGTGCCGACGCGCGGCATATGGCGCAGCATGATCGCGTACCGCCCCTTTGGCATGATCGGCAATTCGGCGCGCGTCTTGTCCGGCCACATGCCAAGGCCCAGAAAGCCGAGGCCCAGCCGGTCGCCCACCGCTTTGACCTGTTCCAGATGGCGCCCGGTTTCGGCGCAGGTCTGATGCAGATTGTCGAGCGGCGCGCCGGACAGTTCAAGCTGCCCTGCCGGCTCCAGGCTGACATTGCCGTCGGGTCCGGCCAGCGCGATGACGTTGCCGCCCTCCTCGATCGGGGTCCAGCCGAACTCGGTCAGACCCATCAGCAGGTCGCGGATGCCGCCGGGTTCGTCATAGCCGGGCGCACGCAGATCGGCGGTGCGATACACGAACTTTTCATGCTCGGTCCCGATGCGCCAGCGATCCTTGGGCTTTTCGCCCTTGGCAAAGGCCGCGATCAACTGGGCGCGGTCGGTAATGACCGGCGCGTTGCTATCCGAAACCGTCTTGGTGCTCATCGCGCCCCCCTAATGCGGGAAGGATGGGGCCGCCAGCGCGATTTTGCCAGAGGGGGCGGCGGTGCGCGCTTCTGCGGGGAGGAACCGAGCAAGGATGCGAGAGGCGCGGGGCCGCCAGGACAGCATATCCTCCCCCGCCAGGGGGAGGTGCCGCCCAGGGGCGGCGGAGGGGGCGGAACCACTGTATCAGGTTTGGGATAACCTCCCCCTCCGACCCGCTGACGCGGGCCACCTCCCCCTGGCGGGGGAGGATTTAGAGCAGCGGTACAGTAACAGCCGCCCGTCCGCAGCCGTCCCCGAACTGGCCACTTCAGCGCATCGTCGCCCCGTGCTTGACACGGGGCTTGGCTATCTCTGCGGCATCTCGGCTGCAAACCACTGCTCCCACAGGTCATCCCAATCGGGATTATCCGTTTCGATCAGTGCACACTTCCATTCGCGCCGCCATTTCTTGACCAGCTTTTCGCGCAGGATCGCGCCTTCGATGGTGGCATGCTGTTCGACATAGACCAGCCGCCGCTTGCCGAAATCGCGCACGTGCTGCGAACCTTCGCCCTCGCGGTGCTGATGGACACGGCGGATGGCATCCGCGGTGACGCCGACATACATCCCGCCGCGATAGCGGTTC of the Sphingomonas sp. BGYR3 genome contains:
- a CDS encoding glutamate--cysteine ligase; protein product: MSTKTVSDSNAPVITDRAQLIAAFAKGEKPKDRWRIGTEHEKFVYRTADLRAPGYDEPGGIRDLLMGLTEFGWTPIEEGGNVIALAGPDGNVSLEPAGQLELSGAPLDNLHQTCAETGRHLEQVKAVGDRLGLGFLGLGMWPDKTRAELPIMPKGRYAIMLRHMPRVGTLGLDMMLRTCTIQTNLDYSSEADMVQKFRVSLALQPLATALFANSPFTEGKPNGFLSYRSHIWSDTDPARTGMLPFVFEDGFGYERYADYALDVPMYFVYRDGRYIDAAGLSFRDFLKGELSVLPGELPTTDDWNDHLSTAFPEVRLKSFLEMRGADGGPWGRICALPALWVGLLYDQGALDAAWDLVKGWSIEDRQTLRDSVPKLGLNAPLPGGRTLRDIAGAVLDIAHAGLSARGRTDAGGSDETGFLDPLRDIVRKGKVPAEQLLERYQRAWDEDVAALYRENRF
- a CDS encoding GIY-YIG nuclease family protein; this translates as MAQGGWLYIMANRYRGGMYVGVTADAIRRVHQHREGEGSQHVRDFGKRRLVYVEQHATIEGAILREKLVKKWRREWKCALIETDNPDWDDLWEQWFAAEMPQR